One genomic segment of Desertifilum tharense IPPAS B-1220 includes these proteins:
- a CDS encoding DEAD/DEAH box helicase, with amino-acid sequence MTLSFQSLGLSETRAKHLEKLEFVEPTDIQSQAIPHLLSGRDVVGQAQTGTGKTAAFSLPILERIDLKLSAPQALILTPTRELAMQVCQAMRSFAGDRRIRIQSIYGGQAIDRQIQRLQQGVHIVVGTPGRVIDLHERGDLHLDQINWLVLDEADEMLNMGFIQDVEKILMQLPVERQTAFFSATMPSSIRELVTKFLRSPVTVTVKQTKTAPTRINQTAYMVPRGWTKARALQPILELEDPESALIFVRTRRQAAELTSFLQAAGHNVDEYHGDLSQSQRERLMLRFRNRQVRLVVATDIAARGLDVDDLTHVINYELPDSVESYVHRIGRTGRAGKEGTAIALLQPFDRRKLYQIERHLRQKLEVKQIPTRSQIEARHLEKLQDQVREALAGERMASFLPIVAQLSEEYDPHAIAAAALQMAYDRVRPAWMQSDYAEEEIPPTTPKPKLIKRSKTSVSQGR; translated from the coding sequence ATGACGCTTTCATTCCAAAGCTTAGGACTTTCAGAAACTCGCGCCAAGCATTTAGAAAAACTCGAATTTGTTGAGCCAACTGATATTCAGTCTCAAGCCATCCCCCACCTGCTATCAGGTCGGGATGTCGTCGGACAAGCCCAAACCGGAACCGGAAAAACCGCAGCCTTTTCGCTGCCCATTCTAGAGCGGATTGACCTCAAGCTATCCGCACCCCAAGCTTTAATCCTGACCCCAACGCGCGAACTCGCCATGCAAGTTTGCCAAGCGATGCGTAGCTTTGCTGGCGATCGCCGCATCCGCATCCAATCGATCTATGGCGGTCAAGCCATCGATCGGCAAATTCAACGCTTGCAACAAGGCGTTCACATCGTTGTGGGTACCCCAGGTCGAGTCATTGACTTACACGAACGCGGCGACCTACACCTCGACCAAATTAACTGGTTAGTCTTAGATGAAGCCGATGAAATGCTGAACATGGGCTTTATCCAAGATGTCGAGAAGATCCTGATGCAGTTGCCCGTAGAACGGCAAACCGCCTTCTTCTCCGCCACCATGCCTTCTTCGATTCGCGAGTTAGTGACGAAGTTTTTACGCTCTCCCGTCACCGTCACCGTCAAGCAAACCAAAACGGCCCCAACTCGGATCAACCAAACCGCCTACATGGTTCCGCGCGGTTGGACTAAAGCCAGAGCCTTACAACCGATTTTGGAACTTGAAGATCCTGAATCTGCACTCATTTTCGTCCGCACGCGCCGCCAAGCCGCAGAACTGACCAGTTTCTTGCAAGCTGCCGGACATAATGTGGATGAATATCACGGCGATCTCAGCCAGTCTCAACGGGAACGCTTAATGCTGCGCTTCCGCAACCGTCAAGTTCGCCTTGTGGTTGCTACCGACATTGCAGCGCGCGGGTTAGACGTAGACGATCTGACGCACGTCATTAACTACGAGTTACCCGATAGCGTTGAAAGCTACGTTCACCGGATCGGCAGAACCGGACGCGCGGGTAAAGAAGGAACCGCGATCGCCCTATTGCAACCCTTCGATCGTCGCAAACTCTATCAAATTGAGCGTCACTTGCGGCAGAAGCTCGAAGTTAAGCAAATTCCCACGCGTTCTCAAATTGAAGCTCGCCACCTGGAAAAACTGCAAGACCAAGTGCGCGAAGCCCTCGCTGGCGAACGGATGGCCTCTTTCTTACCCATTGTGGCTCAACTGTCTGAAGAGTACGATCCCCATGCGATCGCTGCTGCGGCCTTACAAATGGCCTACGATCGCGTGCGTCCCGCTTGGATGCAGTCAGACTACGCCGAGGAAGAAATTCCGCCCACAACGCCTAAACCCAAATTGATTAAGCGTTCTAAAACCTCAGTGTCTCAAGGTCGCTAA
- a CDS encoding DUF3122 domain-containing protein — protein sequence MLRIVKRCQWMLNLVKKINKIGILVLVFFSLSLAQPKGAIAHLQEHHQQSGQLSLHSRQTLRDRAGYAWQVVLFPGESPSDPRWNLRLVGFPGAVEVAHPQPLTIRAAEGMDWSAADVFRDRPAATSVGQYDFTEVMQHLESVDFLIVQVPVSEDRTLSLKIPPFLIAEWQQLARSKSSPERSHSPHPSK from the coding sequence ATGTTAAGAATTGTTAAGCGCTGCCAATGGATGTTAAATCTTGTGAAGAAAATAAACAAAATCGGGATTTTAGTCTTGGTTTTCTTCAGTCTGAGTTTAGCTCAACCCAAGGGAGCGATCGCCCACTTGCAAGAACATCATCAGCAGTCCGGGCAACTAAGCTTACATTCGCGCCAAACCCTACGAGACCGCGCGGGTTACGCTTGGCAAGTCGTGCTATTTCCTGGCGAATCTCCCAGCGATCCCCGTTGGAATCTCCGCCTAGTCGGATTTCCGGGAGCAGTTGAAGTGGCTCATCCTCAGCCCTTAACCATCAGAGCGGCTGAAGGAATGGACTGGAGTGCGGCTGATGTCTTTCGCGATCGCCCTGCGGCTACCTCCGTCGGTCAGTACGACTTCACCGAAGTTATGCAACATCTAGAAAGTGTGGATTTCCTCATCGTGCAGGTTCCTGTAAGCGAAGATCGAACCCTGAGCCTGAAAATTCCTCCTTTTTTAATTGCCGAATGGCAACAACTGGCTCGCTCAAAATCTTCGCCGGAGCGATCGCACTCCCCCCATCCTAGCAAATAG
- the rimO gene encoding 30S ribosomal protein S12 methylthiotransferase RimO, with protein sequence MGNKPTIAISHLGCEKNRIDTEHMLGLLVQAGYQVDSDEELADYVIVNTCSFIQAAREESVRTLVELAEANKKIVITGCMAQHFQDQLLDELPEAVAVVGTGDYHKIVDVIHRVEGGDRVKEVSAEPTYIADETTPRYRTTTEAVAYLRVAEGCDYRCAFCIIPHLRGNQRSRPIESIVAEAKHLAAEGVQEIILISQITTNYGLDLYGKPQLAELLRALGEVDIPWIRMHYAYPTGLTQPVIEAIQETPNILPYLDLPLQHSHPEILRAMNRPWQGRVNDEIIEKLKTAIPNAVLRTTLIVGFPGETESHFQHLLEFVKRHEFDHVGVFTFSAEEGTPAYNLPNQLPQAVMDERRDAIMQVQQPISLKKNQAEIGKVVKVLIEQENPETGELIGRSARFSPEVDGLVYVQGSARLGSLVPVEIIDADVYDLYGQIVTP encoded by the coding sequence ATGGGCAATAAGCCAACCATTGCAATCTCTCACCTCGGATGTGAGAAAAACCGGATTGACACCGAACACATGCTAGGACTTTTAGTCCAAGCAGGTTATCAGGTAGACTCCGATGAAGAGTTAGCAGATTACGTCATCGTTAACACGTGCAGCTTTATTCAAGCAGCTAGAGAGGAATCTGTTCGCACGCTCGTTGAACTAGCAGAAGCCAACAAAAAAATTGTGATTACAGGCTGCATGGCCCAGCACTTCCAGGATCAACTCCTTGATGAGCTGCCAGAAGCCGTAGCCGTTGTTGGCACTGGGGATTATCATAAAATAGTCGATGTGATTCACCGCGTTGAAGGCGGCGATCGCGTCAAAGAAGTTTCAGCCGAACCCACCTATATTGCTGACGAAACCACCCCTCGCTACCGAACGACAACCGAAGCGGTTGCGTATCTGCGAGTGGCCGAAGGATGCGATTATCGATGCGCGTTTTGCATTATTCCGCACCTGCGGGGCAATCAGCGATCGCGCCCAATTGAATCCATCGTGGCTGAAGCCAAACACCTGGCAGCCGAAGGCGTTCAAGAAATTATCTTAATTTCCCAAATTACCACGAACTACGGGCTAGACCTTTATGGCAAGCCCCAACTGGCCGAACTGCTCCGGGCATTAGGGGAAGTAGACATTCCCTGGATTCGGATGCATTACGCCTACCCGACCGGGTTAACCCAACCCGTCATCGAGGCAATTCAAGAAACGCCCAATATACTGCCCTATTTAGATTTACCCCTACAGCACTCGCATCCGGAAATTCTCCGAGCCATGAACCGGCCCTGGCAAGGTCGCGTCAATGACGAAATCATTGAAAAACTTAAAACAGCTATACCTAACGCTGTTTTACGCACCACCTTGATCGTCGGTTTCCCCGGAGAAACAGAGAGCCATTTTCAACATCTCCTCGAATTTGTCAAGCGGCATGAATTTGACCACGTGGGCGTTTTCACCTTCTCAGCCGAAGAAGGCACCCCCGCCTACAACTTGCCGAATCAACTGCCGCAAGCCGTGATGGACGAACGGCGCGACGCCATTATGCAAGTGCAGCAACCAATTTCCCTGAAGAAGAACCAAGCAGAAATCGGCAAAGTCGTCAAAGTTCTGATCGAACAGGAAAACCCAGAAACCGGGGAACTGATCGGTCGTTCCGCTCGATTTTCGCCAGAAGTTGACGGTTTAGTTTACGTCCAAGGTAGCGCTCGTCTGGGTAGCCTCGTCCCCGTCGAAATTATCGATGCCGATGTCTATGACTTATACGGTCAAATTGTAACCCCGTAA
- a CDS encoding DUF4870 domain-containing protein, producing the protein MYEVYDTDKRKLLSALSHGSIFFSATLVSIGIPVAILFVSEDPIVKENAKEAINFHINVWLYGAIIGVLSFLTLGLLGFILFPIWFLVHWGLSIRAILFSLSEVERAYRYPFIFRVV; encoded by the coding sequence ATGTACGAAGTCTATGATACCGATAAACGGAAGCTGCTATCGGCTCTCAGCCACGGCTCTATCTTTTTTAGCGCTACTCTAGTGTCTATTGGCATTCCTGTAGCGATCTTATTTGTGAGCGAAGACCCCATTGTTAAAGAAAATGCTAAAGAAGCCATTAATTTTCACATCAATGTGTGGTTGTATGGCGCGATTATCGGGGTTCTGTCTTTCCTCACCCTGGGATTGTTAGGGTTTATTCTCTTCCCCATCTGGTTTTTAGTTCACTGGGGACTTTCTATTCGAGCAATTTTATTTAGTCTAAGTGAAGTTGAGCGGGCTTACCGCTATCCTTTTATTTTCCGGGTCGTCTAA
- a CDS encoding bestrophin family protein encodes MVISQWKWFRTATQLKGSVLKAVLPRVFLCGIFGFVVSALYKQGWAVNWPTADSLIPSLVLGLLLVFRTNTAYDRFWEGRKAWGSIIISVRNLARQIWVSIPEPEPEDRQAKIEALRLLLAFAVATKLHLRGEPVTNELAAFMPLSRYEKLQGMNNPPLEVAFWIGDYLQQQHRRDRLSIQQLTAMYGLLDNLVAALSACERIQKTPIPLAYVIHLKQLLLIYCLSLPFQMVKTQGWQTGLTVALVSFALLGIEEIGIEIEDPFGHDANDLPLDAICGTMQRNIEDLISLSPSFYTVPEALTVTSLLDASEDF; translated from the coding sequence ATGGTTATTAGTCAGTGGAAGTGGTTTCGGACTGCTACCCAACTTAAGGGTTCTGTTTTAAAAGCCGTCTTACCCCGCGTTTTCCTGTGCGGGATTTTCGGCTTCGTTGTTTCTGCACTTTACAAACAGGGTTGGGCCGTCAACTGGCCAACCGCAGATAGTTTAATTCCCAGTCTCGTTTTAGGTTTGCTCTTAGTCTTTCGCACCAACACCGCCTACGACCGCTTTTGGGAAGGCCGCAAGGCTTGGGGAAGCATTATCATCAGCGTGCGTAACCTCGCCCGCCAAATTTGGGTTTCCATCCCCGAACCCGAACCGGAAGATCGACAAGCCAAAATTGAGGCGCTGCGGCTGCTGCTTGCCTTTGCAGTCGCCACAAAACTGCATTTACGCGGGGAACCCGTCACCAACGAATTAGCCGCCTTTATGCCCCTCTCGCGCTACGAAAAGCTGCAAGGCATGAATAATCCCCCGTTAGAAGTGGCGTTTTGGATCGGCGATTATCTTCAACAACAGCATCGACGCGATCGCCTCAGCATCCAACAACTGACGGCCATGTACGGGTTACTGGATAATTTAGTAGCAGCTTTAAGCGCTTGCGAACGCATCCAAAAAACTCCAATTCCCCTTGCCTACGTTATCCATCTCAAGCAGCTACTCTTGATTTACTGCCTTTCTCTACCCTTTCAGATGGTGAAAACCCAAGGCTGGCAAACAGGTCTAACCGTTGCCTTAGTCAGCTTTGCTTTACTAGGCATTGAAGAGATTGGGATTGAAATTGAAGATCCCTTTGGTCATGATGCCAACGATCTCCCGCTAGATGCAATTTGCGGTACCATGCAACGTAATATTGAAGACTTAATCTCGCTCTCACCCAGCTTCTATACCGTTCCAGAAGCCTTGACGGTGACTTCGCTGCTGGACGCATCTGAAGACTTTTAA
- a CDS encoding PAS domain S-box protein, with the protein MLNIWINFVDSSGFIPHGHCYLWKPWLVWLNIASDTLIALAYYCIPFLLIYIVQKRGDLPFGWIFFLFASFIIACGTGHLIDVWTIWHPVYWISTAIKGITALVSLGTGGVLVGLVPLILQLPSPSQLEEANRQLAAEVRERQAIERELLSSQARLAGILDIADDAIVSIDESQTIILFNQGAEKIFGYPAQEILGQSLEVLLPLRTTPNHARHVANFKGNSRCMGDRATVAGRRRDGTEFPAEASISRLETPEGVVFTVILRDVSDRLRVEQALRQSERRFRTIFEEAGIAIALTDLAGLTIEANPALESFLGYNSEQLQHRCLNDYAIASDLASEAPLYETLLHQQCDRYQIEKRYRHANGQILWGRSTVSLVRGQDTQSQFAICMIENITECKQAELALRLSESQLRQQAQQLEQTIQKLQHTQTQLIHTERMSSLGQVVAGMAHEINNPINFISGNIVHAYNYARELLELVKIYQLTYPLATPQIQSQIESIDLDFIAEDLPRLLSSMKIGTDRIQQIVVSLRNFSRLDEAAVKAVDLHEGIENTLLILQHRFKSQSPTSAIQVIKNYGNLPLVECYASQLNQVFMNLISNSIDSLREKSALLVAQKQATLETKSVEIHYPFSPEISITTEVTSENQVAIRISDNGVGIDSEIKKQLFDPFFTTKPIGSGTGLGLSISYQIVIERHGGTLECFSELGKGAEFVIQIPVCQSQLQVAEVQQPRPMI; encoded by the coding sequence ATGCTAAATATCTGGATAAACTTTGTTGATTCAAGTGGGTTTATTCCTCACGGACATTGCTACCTCTGGAAACCCTGGCTTGTTTGGCTCAACATTGCATCAGATACGCTGATTGCTCTTGCTTATTATTGTATTCCTTTTTTACTGATCTATATCGTCCAGAAGCGCGGCGATCTGCCGTTTGGCTGGATTTTCTTTTTGTTTGCAAGTTTTATTATCGCTTGTGGAACTGGACATTTGATTGATGTCTGGACAATTTGGCATCCTGTTTACTGGATTTCGACAGCTATTAAGGGGATAACGGCGTTAGTCTCTTTGGGAACAGGGGGAGTATTGGTGGGGTTAGTTCCCCTGATTCTTCAGTTACCGAGTCCTTCGCAACTGGAGGAAGCCAACCGCCAACTCGCTGCGGAGGTTCGGGAACGACAGGCGATAGAAAGGGAGTTGCTGTCTTCTCAGGCGCGTTTGGCAGGAATTTTAGATATTGCTGATGATGCAATCGTTTCGATTGATGAATCGCAAACCATTATTCTGTTCAATCAAGGTGCAGAAAAAATCTTTGGCTACCCAGCACAGGAAATTCTAGGTCAATCGCTAGAGGTGCTGTTACCGTTACGGACTACCCCTAATCATGCTCGCCATGTTGCTAATTTTAAAGGAAATTCGCGTTGTATGGGCGATCGCGCTACGGTTGCAGGTCGGCGTCGAGATGGGACGGAATTTCCCGCAGAAGCGTCTATTTCGCGTTTAGAAACGCCTGAAGGGGTGGTGTTTACCGTCATTCTCCGCGATGTTAGCGATCGCCTGCGCGTGGAACAAGCACTGCGTCAAAGCGAACGCCGTTTTCGCACCATTTTTGAGGAAGCTGGAATTGCGATCGCGCTGACGGATCTAGCTGGTCTGACGATTGAAGCCAATCCAGCATTGGAAAGCTTTCTCGGCTACAATAGCGAGCAATTACAGCATCGCTGCCTCAATGATTATGCGATCGCATCAGATTTAGCATCAGAAGCACCTCTTTACGAAACGCTGTTACACCAGCAGTGCGATCGCTATCAAATTGAAAAGCGCTATCGTCATGCTAATGGTCAAATTCTTTGGGGTCGTTCTACAGTCTCCCTCGTTCGAGGTCAAGATACCCAATCTCAATTTGCGATTTGCATGATTGAAAATATCACTGAATGCAAGCAAGCCGAATTAGCTTTGCGTCTATCTGAATCCCAATTAAGACAACAAGCTCAACAACTAGAGCAAACGATTCAAAAACTTCAACATACCCAAACTCAACTCATTCATACTGAAAGAATGTCCAGTCTCGGACAAGTCGTTGCTGGAATGGCCCATGAAATTAACAATCCGATTAATTTTATTTCGGGAAATATTGTTCATGCTTATAACTACGCCAGAGAATTACTAGAACTCGTCAAGATTTATCAGCTAACCTATCCGCTAGCTACTCCACAAATTCAATCTCAAATTGAATCAATCGATCTAGATTTTATTGCAGAAGACCTGCCTCGATTACTTTCTTCCATGAAAATTGGAACCGATCGAATTCAACAAATCGTTGTTTCCTTAAGGAATTTCTCTCGACTCGATGAGGCAGCCGTTAAAGCTGTCGATCTTCATGAGGGAATTGAAAATACGTTGCTAATTTTACAGCATCGCTTCAAAAGTCAATCGCCTACTTCGGCAATTCAGGTCATCAAAAACTATGGAAACTTACCCTTAGTTGAGTGTTATGCAAGCCAACTCAATCAGGTTTTTATGAATTTGATTAGTAATTCCATTGATTCTCTGCGGGAAAAATCAGCCCTTTTAGTCGCGCAAAAACAAGCCACCCTAGAGACTAAATCTGTAGAAATTCACTATCCCTTTTCGCCAGAAATTTCAATTACCACAGAAGTTACTTCTGAAAACCAGGTTGCAATTCGGATTTCTGATAATGGAGTTGGGATCGATTCGGAGATCAAAAAACAGTTATTCGATCCCTTTTTTACGACAAAACCGATAGGTTCGGGGACAGGCTTAGGCTTATCGATTAGCTATCAAATTGTCATTGAAAGACATGGCGGTACCCTAGAATGCTTCTCGGAATTAGGGAAAGGGGCAGAATTTGTGATTCAAATTCCCGTTTGTCAGAGTCAACTACAAGTTGCTGAAGTCCAACAGCCTAGACCCATGATTTGA
- a CDS encoding Rpn family recombination-promoting nuclease/putative transposase — protein MKTDTLFYTLFQEFPRIFFELIGRLPEDSDRYDFTSVEVKQLAFRLDGLFLPKPTQQNQPFYLVEVQFQPDDNFYYRLFAELFLYLRQYQPPHPWRIVTIYPSRSVERAQDLQFEEILSLNRVTRIYLDELGEAAENSLGVGVVKLVIEAEATAGTLARRLIAQARQQLVDETTQRNLIDFIETIIIYKLPQKSREEIEEMLGLNELKQTKVYQEAFSEGKQEGKEEGRQEGRQEGRQEGRQEGRQEGRQEGKQEGRQEAKLSLIPRLVSLGMEVEAIAQLLELPLETVQAVIQATDSP, from the coding sequence GTGAAAACCGATACCCTGTTTTATACTCTCTTCCAAGAATTTCCCAGGATTTTCTTCGAGTTAATTGGACGTTTACCGGAAGATAGCGATCGCTATGACTTCACCTCAGTGGAAGTCAAACAACTGGCGTTTCGCTTAGATGGTTTGTTTCTACCTAAACCCACTCAGCAAAACCAACCGTTTTATCTGGTTGAGGTGCAGTTCCAGCCAGACGATAATTTCTACTATCGCCTGTTTGCCGAACTGTTCCTCTACCTGAGACAATATCAACCACCTCATCCTTGGCGCATTGTCACCATTTATCCATCCCGCAGTGTGGAACGCGCACAGGACTTGCAGTTTGAGGAAATTTTATCCTTAAATCGCGTAACGCGCATTTATCTGGATGAATTGGGAGAGGCGGCGGAAAACTCTCTCGGCGTAGGTGTTGTTAAGCTAGTGATTGAGGCTGAGGCAACGGCGGGAACGCTAGCCAGACGATTAATTGCTCAAGCTAGGCAGCAGCTTGTCGATGAAACCACTCAGCGTAACTTAATCGATTTCATCGAAACCATCATTATCTATAAACTCCCCCAAAAGTCCCGCGAGGAGATTGAAGAAATGTTAGGACTCAACGAGTTAAAGCAAACGAAAGTCTATCAAGAGGCTTTTAGCGAAGGAAAACAAGAGGGTAAGGAGGAAGGAAGACAGGAAGGAAGACAGGAAGGAAGACAGGAAGGCAGACAGGAAGGCAGACAGGAAGGCAGACAGGAAGGGAAACAGGAAGGCAGACAGGAAGCCAAACTCAGTTTAATTCCCCGGCTGGTGTCTCTTGGGATGGAAGTAGAAGCGATCGCGCAATTGCTAGAACTCCCCTTAGAAACCGTGCAAGCCGTAATTCAAGCAACCGACAGCCCTTAG
- the prfC gene encoding peptide chain release factor 3 has product MSTEFHTELQTAVEKRRNFAIISHPDAGKTTLTEKLLLYGGAIHEAGAVKARASQRKVTSDWMEMEQQRGISITSTVLQFEYRDRQINLLDTPGHQDFSEDTYRTLAAADNAVMLEDAAKGLEPQTRKLFEVCRMRQIPIFTFFNKLDRPSRTPLELLDEIEQELGLQTYAVNWPIGMGDYFKGVFDRRTQKIHLFERTEHGKKAAKDTAISLGDPRIEELLDKDLYYQLKEDLEVLEGVGPEFDLELIHQGKMTPVFFGSAMTNFGVQLFLDAFLEYALKPGERKSSAGNLAPSYPEFTGFVFKLQANMDPKHRDRVAFVRVCTGKFEKDMTVNHARTGKNVRLSRPQKLFAQDRDVVDVAYPGDVIGLNNPGVFAIGDTIYTGQKVEYEGIPCFSPELFAYLRNPNPSKFKQFHKGVSELREEGAVQIMYSADEAKRDPILAAVGQLQFEVVQFRLLNEYNVETHIEMLPYSVARWVLGGWEALEKVGRLFNSVTVKDNWGRPVLLFKNEWNLQQIQSDHPDLKLSAIAPLGSGI; this is encoded by the coding sequence ATGTCCACTGAATTTCACACCGAACTCCAAACCGCCGTTGAAAAACGCCGTAATTTCGCGATTATTTCTCACCCTGATGCTGGGAAAACCACGTTAACCGAAAAACTGCTACTCTACGGCGGCGCAATTCACGAAGCCGGTGCCGTTAAAGCGCGTGCAAGTCAGCGTAAGGTGACATCAGACTGGATGGAAATGGAACAGCAACGGGGAATTTCCATTACCTCTACCGTTTTGCAATTTGAGTATCGCGATCGCCAAATTAACTTACTCGATACTCCCGGACACCAAGACTTCAGTGAAGATACTTATCGTACTCTAGCCGCTGCTGACAATGCCGTCATGCTAGAAGATGCGGCTAAGGGGTTAGAACCGCAAACCCGCAAGCTGTTTGAAGTTTGCCGGATGCGCCAAATTCCCATCTTCACCTTTTTTAATAAACTCGATCGTCCCAGCCGCACTCCCCTAGAACTCCTCGATGAAATTGAGCAAGAATTAGGACTGCAAACCTACGCTGTCAACTGGCCAATCGGCATGGGAGACTACTTTAAAGGCGTATTCGATCGACGCACCCAAAAAATTCACCTCTTTGAACGGACAGAACACGGTAAAAAAGCAGCCAAAGATACAGCCATCAGCCTAGGCGATCCGCGTATTGAGGAACTGTTAGACAAAGACTTGTACTATCAACTCAAAGAGGATCTCGAAGTTCTTGAAGGCGTTGGCCCAGAATTTGACTTAGAACTGATTCATCAAGGCAAAATGACCCCTGTCTTTTTTGGCAGCGCCATGACTAACTTTGGGGTGCAACTGTTTCTTGATGCCTTTTTAGAATATGCTCTCAAACCCGGAGAACGGAAAAGCAGCGCCGGAAATCTCGCTCCGTCTTATCCCGAATTTACCGGGTTTGTCTTCAAGCTGCAAGCCAACATGGACCCGAAACATCGCGATCGCGTTGCCTTTGTGCGCGTCTGTACGGGAAAATTTGAGAAAGACATGACCGTCAACCACGCCAGAACCGGCAAAAATGTCCGTCTCTCGCGTCCGCAAAAACTCTTTGCTCAAGATCGAGATGTGGTAGATGTTGCCTATCCTGGGGATGTGATTGGCTTAAATAACCCTGGCGTGTTTGCCATTGGCGATACAATCTACACGGGACAAAAAGTAGAGTACGAAGGTATTCCCTGTTTCTCTCCCGAACTGTTTGCTTACCTGAGAAACCCCAACCCTTCTAAATTTAAGCAATTCCACAAAGGCGTCTCCGAATTGCGCGAAGAAGGTGCCGTTCAGATTATGTACTCAGCCGACGAAGCCAAGCGCGATCCCATTCTCGCCGCCGTTGGACAACTGCAATTTGAAGTAGTGCAGTTCCGCCTGCTGAACGAGTACAATGTCGAAACCCATATAGAAATGCTGCCCTATTCTGTCGCGCGTTGGGTGTTGGGAGGCTGGGAAGCCTTAGAAAAAGTCGGACGCCTCTTTAACTCCGTCACCGTTAAAGATAATTGGGGAAGACCCGTTTTATTGTTTAAGAACGAGTGGAATTTGCAACAGATACAAAGCGATCATCCTGACTTAAAGTTGAGTGCGATCGCGCCTCTCGGTTCTGGCATCTAA